A window of Halobacillus naozhouensis genomic DNA:
AAGTATTGTTCCAAGGACGGCCACACTAAAAATGCCGGCACCTAGAAAACCGTAAGCCATGCCTTCAAATCCGCGAACCTTAATAAACCCATAAGCTGTTACGCCTAAAGAAGTTAAGAAAGTAACTATTGGAGCTAAATAGAATTTGCCTTTTTTCTTAGAGGCTATAAGAGTAAAGACAAAAATAATCAATCCAAAAAACAGTCCAAAGAAAACGATTGTAAACACTAGACGCACCTCCGAGTTAGTATATAAATAACGCTATCAAACGGTCAATAAACAAAATAATAATCGTATCTATGATTATAGAAATCCATAGCCACTTTTTGCTGAAAAAAATTAAAGTAAATATAATTAAGAATAAAGAAGCTGGGAAATAAAACAAAAACGTTATTCCTTGAATGTAACCTGTTGCTGCTTGTGCAGAGGATTCCCAATCATAAAAATTTAGTCCTGAATAAATAATATAAAACAAAATCACAGCCCTGATGGAAACCAAAAGCAATTTCAGGCCCCGATTGAACTGTACTAATTTTTTTAATGGCTTTATCTCAACTTCATCGGATACTGGTGGTTTTGGATAGCTCTCTTCAAGATTGACTACATTAGAATATAATTGTTGACATTCACTGCAATGATGAATGTGATTCAATACAACTTGTTTTGCATCATCATCTATATCATCGATGACAGGGATTAATTCTTGGGTTAATAGATGAACCTTTTGATTATCATCCATGTGATTACCTCTCTTTAGCCATTTGTTTTCTCATTCTAAACACTTTGGATTTTAAAGTTGAGACAGGGATGTTGAGTAATGCGCTAATTTCTTGATAATCATAGCCGTAATATACTTTCGCAAGTATAATTGCCCTATCTGTAACATTTAGTTCACCCAAAACTGTGTCAATTTGATTATTTACCACTGTCTTTACTTCCGGGGTCTGGTTATTGATTAATACGGTTTCAATAATATTTTCATCCTTTAACAGTTCGGGTTTTTTCTTTTTGTGATAATCCAAAAATGTGTTTTTTGCTCCTTTTACTAACCAACTTTTCATGTAAGTCACTTCAAGAACGCTTGATGGATTTACAAGGATTTTTGCAAATAATTCCTGAATTATATCATCTGCAACCTCATCATTTTTCGTTAGTCCTATTAAGAAATTTCTTAAATAAACATAATGTTCTTTATAAATCTCTTCAATGAGTTCTAATGGATTGATCCTATGCATTTTTAAACTCCCCACAATATCTTCAGCATTAAAGTGACGATTATAATCCAAAAAGGTTGCAATCCTTATAAAATTTCAGAAAAAATAAAAGGACCGTTTAATTGGTCCCTTTATGTATAGAGATTCATTTCTGGTTCTAATACAGGAATCCGCGAATTTAATGAAACAGTTACTCTTTAGAAAATCATTCTGCATAAGGTTTTATTAAATTAAAGCGCCCGTTTGGTGAAGACTTGATTTCAAGATAATATTAATCCTCGTTACTTAGAAGGGCTTTTTTCAGTAGCCAGCCAAATACTTAATCCTATCATCGAAAAACCTGCAATTCGGTTCATTAGTTTATCTTTATCAAATCCCGCCTTTTTTTTGTATAACAAGCCTCCTGCATACGCATATCCACATGAACAGATGAATTCAATTATTATATATAGCAATCCTACGGTAAATAAAAGACCTACTGTATTAGCAGCGTTAGGGTCTATAAATTGTGGTAAAAATACTGCAAAAAGAATGTAAGCTTTGGGATTCGTAGCAGCTACGATGAATTCTTGTTTAACTGATTCATAAACTGGGACTGGTTTTGCTTTGGCAAGGCCTTCATCATGCGAAGGAGAGGCTGAGACCCTATCTTGACCTTCACTTCTGGGAGAACGTCTAAGCATTTGAATGCCTAAATACATCAAATATATAACTCCAATCCACTTTACTAGCTGAAAGATAATGGATGACGAAGCCATCAAAGTTCCAAGGCCTAAAGCAACGGCCCCAATCATTAAGATAAATGCAAAGAAACGTCCAGAAACAGCTTTGATTGCTACAGAAGGACTTTTAACATATCCATTTCTTAACGAAAGGATCTGATTTGCCCCTGGGGTTGCAGCCATTACAATGGCAGCAGGTACAAACGCATACCAACTAATATTTGAACCTAACAAATCCGTTTGAAAATACATCCATAAAATAAAACAAAGCATTATGAATGAACTGACAAAAGAGATTTTCCACATCTTTTTCATAAAGTGTACCTCCTATATGTGCAAAGAGAATAATTCCTTATTCAAGATAAGCGCCCGATAACAGAATACTTGATTTCAAGATAATTTTAAAAGCCAATAATAGTGATCTTCCACTATTGCCCCCGTTAATGGAACAATGTTTGTTATTGATTTAAAAGTCTTGTGATAAAACCAAAATTATCATCATCTTTTACTAGAAAATCAAAACCCAAATAAGCTGCACTACCAAGTAAAATTGCCCAAAATGCGATACTAGCCGTCATTAATGCTAAGGTTTTTGAACGTGTACCGCCAAATGAGACAGCTAGTAGTGCTGTTAAATGACTACCTACAAAAAACGGTCCAATGAATGCTAAGCCAGGCAAACCGTATTTATCCCAAATATTCTTCGCACGTTTATTTTTAGAGTCACTTTTTTCTTTATTGCCTATTTTCTTCTTACGCCAATTGCGAACTGAGTCTACAAACACAATAAGTAAAACTAGCGTTAATAAATTGCCTAAAAATGCAATAATAATAACTGGGATTGCTGGAATACCACCTATAATTGCAATCGGTACTATCATTGCTACCTCAAAAAAAGGGATTGCTGCTAATAAAAAAATAATAAAATACGTCCATATCATTCTCTAATACCCCATATATGCTTTACCTTCACTTTCAGCATATTTCCTTTCAAGTTCATCAGTTTAAAACAAAAGCTTTTCAACAAAATGGCCCTTTTCATAAAGAAAGAGCGCCAATTATTATGAGAATACAATTTGCCTCCTTTTATAAGAATTATGAAAGCCATTTCATTCTAACATAAAATGGAATAATCATTTCCTTCTTTCTTCAATTATTCTTGTTCAACAAACTGGTCCAAAATGTAAAAAAGACGCGTTACTCGATAAACGCGCCCCGTTAACGGAGGAAATATGATTTATTTCTTCTCAAAACTCTTAATAAGTCTTATAAGCCAATATAATACTATCCAAGGAAGTATAAATTTTGTCGCCCATTCCATTAAATTTGGAACTACATATGATATGTTGACTCCTATAAAATCGAGAACAAACCAAAGTAACAATATAAGTGCTATATCAATGACTATGTATATAATTGGCATATTATCAATCTGTTTAGATCGTTTAATCGTTTCTCGAAAAGCTAACACAATTAGTACAATGGTTAGTATTAAAATTGCAAAAGTAATTAATTGGACTACAATATCACTCCAAACAATTTCATTCATATAAACAACACTCCAGTAAGGTATAATCAAGATGAAAATATTATACCAATTATTTCAAATTGGCTTTGTTTTTGCAATGAGTTATTCAGTTATCTGGACCTTCGTATTAAAGCAAAAGTAGCGCAAGTCTTATCCAATTCTTGCGCCTTTTTACAGAAGATTTGATTTCAGAACTAATCTCCCTTACCTAGATACGTTTCCTCAAAACTATTTCCATCTACATTCTCTACAGACAACTCACCCTCTATAGCACCTAATCCTACCATTATATACGGGTTATTTTCGCTATTTTTCTTTTTACTCTCAGATAGAGTAATTTTGGTATCTCCTGAAACTATATCTACATTATCTAACTCTAATGATTTATTTTCATTTCCAGATGATACTACAACCATTTTTTTACCTTCTGATATTGTAAATACTTTAAATCCTCTGGTATCCGAATTATTCTGCAGTTTCGTTACATACGTTTCAATTTCATCTACTTCACCCAACCTGCTTTTTTCCAAAACCCAGTTGTTTTCAGGTGAATAACCTCCACAAGCAACTAAAATCGAACTGATAAAAATAAACATAAATACAAAAAGAACCTTTTTCAATAGTCTCCCCCTATCCGGTTAAATCCTCAATTAAATTCTTACTATATACTACAAATTTTTGTAAAAGTTGTTTCCATTTTAACACAAAATGGAAACCAAAATCCCTATGTCTTTAAAAATCCTTATTCAAAAATCTGGTCCTTTTGTGGAAGATCGGCAATCGATTTAAGTACACAACTTTTATCAACTTTATTTACTGTCGACAAATCAAGCTTTTTTATAA
This region includes:
- a CDS encoding RNA polymerase sigma factor; translated protein: MDYNRHFNAEDIVGSLKMHRINPLELIEEIYKEHYVYLRNFLIGLTKNDEVADDIIQELFAKILVNPSSVLEVTYMKSWLVKGAKNTFLDYHKKKKPELLKDENIIETVLINNQTPEVKTVVNNQIDTVLGELNVTDRAIILAKVYYGYDYQEISALLNIPVSTLKSKVFRMRKQMAKER
- a CDS encoding LysE family translocator produces the protein MKKMWKISFVSSFIMLCFILWMYFQTDLLGSNISWYAFVPAAIVMAATPGANQILSLRNGYVKSPSVAIKAVSGRFFAFILMIGAVALGLGTLMASSSIIFQLVKWIGVIYLMYLGIQMLRRSPRSEGQDRVSASPSHDEGLAKAKPVPVYESVKQEFIVAATNPKAYILFAVFLPQFIDPNAANTVGLLFTVGLLYIIIEFICSCGYAYAGGLLYKKKAGFDKDKLMNRIAGFSMIGLSIWLATEKSPSK
- a CDS encoding small multi-drug export protein encodes the protein MIWTYFIIFLLAAIPFFEVAMIVPIAIIGGIPAIPVIIIAFLGNLLTLVLLIVFVDSVRNWRKKKIGNKEKSDSKNKRAKNIWDKYGLPGLAFIGPFFVGSHLTALLAVSFGGTRSKTLALMTASIAFWAILLGSAAYLGFDFLVKDDDNFGFITRLLNQ